A genomic segment from Nicotiana sylvestris chromosome 1, ASM39365v2, whole genome shotgun sequence encodes:
- the LOC104220258 gene encoding gamma conglutin 1-like codes for MASSIFHFLLTFLALSNLVFLSQSEVTSTRAPFKPNGLVLPVYKDSATGLHIANITKRIPQRSLPFLIDLNGRFLWVNCETNYLSNTYFAPFCRSTQCSRAGVHTCNKCFSPSPRPGCHNNTCAVTTTNPLTLQTAISEIAQDSLSIQSISTTQGSNTGPLVTIRHFLFACSPSSLLQGPLPRNVQGVAGLGHDSVSLPIQLASHFGLPRQFALCLPSSSQKNGAIFFGTSGSYETQPGLDVSRNLTYTPLIIGAQGEYFIPVRSIKVNNKLVPMNRSSLITTRSRNFGGAKISTIRPYTVLEHNIFAVFTQFFANQLSGVSRVNPISPFGLCFNSNNLTSTNVPNIDFVMQNRNVTWTITRANSMVQARPGVSCLAFVDGGENPKNPIVIGVHQLEDNFVQFDLVRSRLGFSSSLLSRNTSCSNFNFTTSTSFVDDME; via the coding sequence ATGGCCTCATCAATCTTTCACTTTCTTCTTACTTTCTTAGCTCTCTCAAATCTTGTTTTTCTATCACAATCAGAAGTTACTAGTACTAGAGCCCCCTTCAAACCTAATGGTCTTGTTTTGCCAGTGTATAAGGATTCTGCCACAGGTCTTCACATAGCTAACATCACTAAAAGAATTCCTCAGCGATCACTCCCATTTCTCATTGACTTGAATGGCAGGTTCTTGTGGGTAAATTGTGAAACAAACTATCTTTCGAACACCTATTTTGCTCCCTTTTGTCGCTCAACTCAATGTTCTCGCGCTGGTGTTCATACTTGCAACAAATGTTTCTCTCCTTCACCTAGACCTGGTTGTCATAACAACACTTGTGCTGTTACAACAACAAACCCTTTAACTCTCCAAACTGCCATTAGCGAAATCGCTCAAGATTCTCTCTCAATTCAGTCTATTAGTACTACTCAAGGTTCAAATACTGGTCCTTTAGTTACTATCCGTCATTTTCTCTTTGCTTGCTCGCCTTCATCTTTGTTACAAGGTCCTTTACCTAGAAATGTTCAAGGAGTAGCTGGATTAGGCCATGATTCAGTCTCTCTCCCAATTCAACTTGCTTCTCATTTCGGACTACCTCGTCAATTTGCCTTGTGCTTACCCTCTTCCTCACAGAAAAATGGTGCAATATTTTTCGGGACTAGTGGATCATATGAAACGCAACCAGGACTAGATGTGTCACGAAATTTAACCTACACACCGCTAATCATTGGTGCACAAGGCGAATATTTCATCCCAGTGAGATcgataaaggtaaataacaagctTGTACCAATGAACCGTTCATCTTTAATTACAACGAGGAGTCGAAATTTTGGTGGTGCAAAGATTAGTACTATAAGGCCATACACAGTTCTTGAGCACAACATTTTCGCTGTTTTCACTCAATTTTTCGCCAACCAACTCTCAGGGGTTTCTCGAGTGAATCCAATATCACCATTCGGACTGTGTTTCAATTCAAACAACTTAACAAGCACCAATGTTCCAAACATTGATTTTGTCATGCAAAATAGGAATGTTACGTGGACGATTACTAGGGCAAATTCAATGGTACAAGCACGACCTGGTGTGTCTTGCTTGGCTTTTGTTGATGGAGGAGAAAACCCAAAGAATCCAATAGTGATAGGGGTACATCAATTAGAAGATAACTTTGTTCAGTTTGATCTTGTGAGGTCCAGATTGGGTTTTAGTTCTTCCTTACTGTCACGTAACACTAGTTGTTCTAACTTCAACTTCACGACATCCACCTCCTTCGTTGATGATATGGAGTGA
- the LOC104220257 gene encoding signal peptidase complex subunit 3B, whose protein sequence is MHSFGYRANALLTLAITILAFMCGIASLSDNFNSPAPTAQVQVLNINWFQKKPDGDDEISLTLNISADLQSLFTWNTKQVFVFLAAEYETPKNALNQISLWDGIIPSKEHAKFLIHTTNKYRFVDQGSNLRGKDFNLTLHWHVMPKTGKMSANKLVMTGYRLPETYR, encoded by the exons ATGCATTCCTTTGGATACAGAGCCAATGCTCTGTTAACACTGGCAATCACCATACTTGCTTTTATGTGTGGCATCGCTTCTCTCTCTGACAATTTCAATTCTCCGGCTCCTACTGCTCAAGTTCAA GTTTTGAATATTAATTGGTTCCAGAAGAAACCTGATGGTGACGACGAG ATCAGTTTGACCTTAAACATATCAGCAGATTTACAATCATTGTTCACGTGGAATACTAAGCAG GTATTTGTATTTTTGGCAGCTGAGTATGAAACTCCAAAGAATGCTCTAAATCAG ATATCTCTGTGGGATGGTATTATCCCCAGTAAGGAGCATGCAAAATTTTTGATTCACACCACAAACAAGTATCGCTTCGTTGATCAG GGAAGCAACCTCCGTGGTAAAGATTTTAATCTAACGCTTCATTGGCACGTTATGCCAAAGACCGGAAAAATGTCTGCAAACAAACTTGTGATGACTGGTTACCGCTTGCCAGAGACATACAGATGA